A DNA window from Centropristis striata isolate RG_2023a ecotype Rhode Island chromosome 10, C.striata_1.0, whole genome shotgun sequence contains the following coding sequences:
- the akap11 gene encoding A-kinase anchor protein 11 isoform X1, which yields MDACARIRGVPIRSRTSVRKETVRDSGPQCVKGLFRNKKELCSVDLELPTRDTTRLTEIHFVCLPGHCEGEDVTQQALLSMPGGLCELLRSLHVHSLKNEEVLLLKDSRRLAEHRDAGYQCWLKAVCVLRHNPSTSVYPQASVASLVGLLGCYMAGVRYALELQAFQRGTAEPSQTEEDDTNQSVSSIEDDFVTALEHLEEDDTADNPSSSYRHFKKRDVASQTIPAHKRKKELSGSRIIISSSSKKNSAKHRPGPDVSVTVQRSSGVESQWTYCSPGVRIPSPLIHVSESEESDCSSPSPIIFLDEVGYQKSLLAKLDIPQVPGGPRERVEDSDSEVSEFFDSFDQFDDLEELSSDNCTLALPLDAISAPTTQSQTSGSGSKYVSRGCSTKGMNPHRFDQPTLPANVKKPTPLKPGSPYSLHSEVPDSPRPVQTPSDENGGPLFSPVSSSAFSPLVDSGGPLEYFWKADEEGRDGSELRKPKDLCSLYKTYSDFASSLSKEILGSVCGYQSAVDISDNKNLSCVCHKEFTNPSGYLMKLSEIQETVTVATLQKKSQSLKDGIQRFATDLVEMSLGSALRDLQKGVSTCTTTLCHLAARLTSSVFQMAFHEIGMRHAYVLKERAVNGLAGFLVGEAMSGALKEFLTVKKQIFHNTVTRFAADLAEELVFEGIMEVCQFSHPSTPLTPSDWSFGHGQEEQEEEEEVVSSYASDLSESVIQEAFIELSQADVAFTSQAAISVSLDNICYVSAENTSAQTCSTFANQQVLSASSASAAPGPSGEDATCTVKKALFTVSGMASCIPVPKAGQALSHLQDSEETVQYNYSPKASPKRIPASSSDSTTSSHTHRHSHGTQTPIPGEDPSQGKSPFQSFSGNMVDMIVTEACELITASKMKKSFGDCADFFTKTIGSRRDSSSNYDAPDSPSKQGAGFRYDCRDSGYIRKAGPVEQDIPHISFQAGPQSLGRSSCELDARPRGVTETHPVMMDTLDVPGTDLGGQRRIAVHDRDDSAPSSGQKSGGTPGTPPSTPQQPSEVSKEKQIKQFSKKLKSKLAKEFSPATPPPTPHYQPEPGPGPKDITPEADKAEFMLKLMRSLSEEADGNEDEEEEELAEEGVGGGNRCLETGGGRHELNQMFARRVSNKEALHYAERLACHIVSMATEMDTLGVAEEEGEMSKGGEKRRDSVAQFSEQTLNTLWVYAGEVAGEVINDVKRMVTSAQQCPYHRGALRRRSFERSSSECLHPPHQHLSQPSSDQNRDWRVGRLAEQWSNDLIASVFRSPTSTSSTISSSSSGLSSEYPSCESVTDEYAGYLIRVLKKEGGSRELVLDQYASRLAYRSIKLGLAHASRKIKQRSSSTRLHSSKSLPDEWKASGSEASSPKDRGESAVCPSGQDTQCCCRDSAEQGQREYMDLVNFAESLAYNITCDVTRKLHLSSARLPKSLTDSCLYKKSKLEDMADNLIRNSFSCPLLSKEGKSRHYHSTGSLNEGGYRSRVMQVIEHYARKIVDDTLKMSLASVGHSSRENQKTQGQDRHSHTQRLSEGPSLGQALGERTCRYCQVQECPYCTKLSRHHHQPVLQRRKRGPECQARAERLPSLEIPKIHIDLDHRAVFAEEMVSMAMETAKRELSNTSLNADSGIGHDGTSYAESLTAEIMTSALSNICQTGNVSFPGREATESSVSQQLSVGDDSLGSWSNLSFEDEHPDDNSSFLHLSDSNGNSSSWSSLGLEGEACEERMSFSPSDSDNTEDKETEVKEESSGTLCGDRTQLQAHRNALVIVNSDIRELGRGPHDATLDPQLRSMLQWVAASMADIPHIQLRPDRELQQLPAVVQRLRDRKWRVGELLHTLLRYCEEGHTHGQPPAREEALQAGREAHRTPLFQWLLEHA from the exons ATGGATGCCTGTGCACGTATTAGAGGAGTCCCAATAAGGTCCAGGACCTCTGTCCGGAAAGAG aCTGTGCGTGACAGTGGGCCGCAGTGTGTGAAGGGCCTGTTTAGGAATAAAAAGGAGCTATGCAGTGTTGACCTAGAGCTGCCAACCAGAGACACCACAAGACTGACAGAG ATTCACTTTGTGTGTCTGCCTGGTCACTGTGAGGGGGAAGATGTCACCCAACAG GCTCTGTTATCTATGCCAGGAGGGCTGTGTGAGCTTCTCCGGTCGCTCCACGTTCACAGCCTGAAGAATGAGGAGGTTTTGCTGCTCAAAGACTCCCGTCGGCTGGCAGAGCACAGGGACGCCGGCTATCAG TGTTGGTTAAAGGCCGTGTGTGTGCTGAGGCACAATCCCAGCACCAGTGTCTATCCTCAGGCCAGTGTAGCGTCTCTGGTGGGCCTGCTGGGCTGCTACATGGCAGGCGTACGCTATGCTCTGGAGCTTCAGGCCTTTCAGAGGGGCACAGCTGAGCCCAGCCAGACGGAGGAAGACGACACCAACCAGTCAGTCTCATCGATCGAGGACGACTTTGTCACAGCCCTGGAGCATCTGGAGGAGGATGACACAGCAGACAATCCCT CTTCTTCTTATCGCCATTTTAAAAAGCGTGATGTGGCATCCCAGACGATCCCAGCCcacaagagaaaaaaggaatTATCAGGTTCCCGCATTATCATAAGCTCATCCTCTAAGAAGAATTCAGCCAAGCATAGACCTGGTCCAGACGTGTCCGTCACAGTGCAGAGGTCCTCAGGCGTGGAGTCCCAGTGGACGTACTGCAGCCCTGGAGTCCGTATCCCCTCGCCTTTGATTCATGTCAGTGAATCGGAGGAGTCCGACTGCTCCAGCCCCAGCCCAATCATCTTCCTGGACGAGGTGGGCTACCAGAAGAGCCTGCTGGCCAAACTGGATATCCCTCAGGTGCCGGGGGGGCCCAGAGAGCGTGTTGAAGACTCCGATTCTGAAGTCAGTGAATTCTTTGACAGCTTCGACCAGTTTGATGACCTCGAGGAGCTGAGCTCAGATAACTGCACCCTTGCACTCCCTCTGGACGCCATCAGTGCCCCGACCACACAGAGCCAGACCAGTGGATCAGGGTCTAAATACGTTTCTAGAGGCTGCTCAACCAAGGGTATGAATCCTCATCGCTTTGATCAACCCACTCTCCCCGCCAATGTGAAAAAACCCACTCCTCTGAAGCCAGGTTCCCCCTACTCACTTCACTCTGAGGTGCCTGACTCTCCTCGACCCGTGCAGACCCCCTCTGATGAGAATGGCGGCCCACTCTTCAGTCCTGTCAGCTCATCAGCCTTCAGCCCCTTGGTGGACTCTGGTGGACCTCTCGAATATTTCTGGAAGGCAGATGAAGAGGGTCGGGACGGCTCAGAGCTCCGTAAGCCCAAGGATCTCTGCTCTCTCTATAAGACTTATTCAGACTTCGCCAGCAGTCTGTCCAAAGAAATCCTGGGATCTGTGTGTGGATACCAGTCTGCCGTCGACATTAGTGACAACAAGAATCTCAGCTGCGTCTGCCACAAAGAGTTCACAAACCCTTCAGGCTACCTGATGAAGCTCTCAGAGATACAAGAGACTGTGACGGTGGCCACGCTGCAGAAGAAGTCCCAGTCTCTGAAGGATGGCATTCAGAGGTTTGCCACTGATCTGGTGGAGATGAGTCTGGGCAGCGCCCTGCGAGACCTACAGAAAGGCGTGTCCACCTGTACCACCACCTTGTGTCACCTTGCCGCTCGGCTCACCTCGTCAGTGTTTCAGATGGCCTTCCATGAGATCGGGATGCGCCACGCCTATGTGTTGAAAGAACGAGCAGTCAATGGATTAGCTGGCTTCCTGGTTGGAGAGGCTATGTCTGGGGCACTGAAGGAGTTCCTGACAGTGAAGAAGCAGATTTTCCACAACACGGTGACACGTTTCGCTGCTGATCTGGCTGAAGAGCTGGTGTTTGAAGGTATTATGGAAGTGTGTCAGTTCTCCCACCCTTCAACCCCTCTCACCCCCAGTGATTGGTCCTTTGGCCACGGgcaagaggagcaggaggaagaggaggaggtggtttCCTCTTATGCTTCAGACTTGTCTGAGTCTGTGATCCAAGAGGCCTTCATAGAGCTGTCTCAGGCTGATGTTGCCTTCACTAGTCAGGCGGCCATTAGCGTGTCTCTGGACAACATCTGTTACGTCAGTGCAGAGAACACCAGCGCTCAGACCTGCAGTACCTTTGCTAACCAGCAGGTTTTAAGTGCCAGCTCAGCCTCAGCGGCCCCAGGGCCCTCCGGGGAGGATGCTACCTGCACGGTGAAGAAAGCCCTGTTCACTGTATCGGGCATGGCCAGCTGTATTCCTGTGCCCAAAGCAGGCCAAGCCCTCTCCCACCTGCAGGACTCTGAGGAGACTGTGCAGTATAACTATTCCCCCAAGGCCAGCCCCAAGAGAATACCTGCATCTTCCTCTGACAGCACCACATCGTCACACACTCACCGTCACAGCCATGGAACTCAGACCCCCATACCCGGAGAAGATCCCTCCCAAGGAAAGTCTCCATTCCAAAGCTTTTCAGGCAACATGGTGGATATGATAGTAACTGAGGCCTGTGAGCTAATAACTGCTTCCAAGATGAAGAAGAGCTTTGGTGACTGTGCTGATTTCTTTACAAAGACAATCGGAAGCAGAAGGGACTCTTCTTCAAATTACGATGCTCCAGATTCTCCTTCAAAGCAGGGAGCTGGCTTTAGATACGACTGTAGAGATTCTGGGTATATTAGGAAGGCTGGCCCTGTTGAGCAAGACATTCCTCACATTTCCTTTCAGGCTGGCCCTCAAAGCCTGGGGAGATCCAGCTGTGAGTTGGACGCCAGGCCCAGAGGTGTAACTGAAACACATCCTGTAATGATGGATACTCTTGATGTGCCGGGTACCGACCTGGGTGGACAGAGGAGGATAGCTGTTCATGACCGTGATGACTCGGCTCCAAGCTCCGGACAGAAATCTGGGGGCACTCCTGGGACCCCTCCTTCTACCCCTCAGCAGCCCAGTGAGGTGTCCAAGGAGAAGCAGATAAAACAGTTCTCCAAGAAGCTGAAAAGCAAGCTGGCCAAGGAATTCTCCCCTGCCACCCCTCCACCCACCCCCCACTATCAGCCTGAGCCTGGCCCGGGGCCAAAAGACATCACCCCCGAGGCAGACAAGGCTGAGTTTATGCTCAAACTGATGCGGTCTCTCTCTGAGGAGGCAGATGGCaatgaggatgaagaggaggaagaattGGCAGAAGAGGGTGTTGGTGGCGGTAACAGATGTTTAGAGACCGGGGGTGGCCGGCACGAACTGAACCAGATGTTCGCTCGCAGAGTGTCCAACAAGGAAGCTCTCCACTATGCCGAGCGGCTGGCTTGCCACAtcgtctccatggcaacagagATGGACACCCTGGGAGtggcggaggaggagggggagatgaGCAAGGGCGGCGAGAAGAGGAGGGACAGCGTGGCCCAGTTCTCGGAGCAGACCCTGAACACGCTGTGGGTTTATGCCGGGGAGGTGGCAGGAGAAGTCATCAACGATGTGAAGAGGATGGTGACCTCTGCTCAGCAGTGTCCCTACCACAGAGGAGCTCTCAGGAGGAGAAGCTTTGAGAGATCTAGCTCTGAATGTCTGCATCCGCCCCACCAACACCTGTCTCAACCCAGCTCAGACCAGAACAGGGACTGGAGGGTCGGGAGGCTGGCTGAGCAGTGGTCTAACGACCTGATAGCCTCTGTCTTTAGGTCTCCCACCTCCACGTCCAGCACCATATCCAGCTCCAGCTCTGGACTGTCCTCGGAGTATCCCAGCTGTGAGAGTGTGACAGATGAATATGCTGGCTACCTCATCAGGGTGCTGAAGAAAGAGGGGGGCAGCAGGGAGCTGGTCCTGGACCAGTATGCCAGCCGTTTGGCCTATCGCTCCATAAAACTGGGATTGGCTCATGCCAGTCGCAAGATCAAGCAGAGATCCTCCAGCACTCGCCTTCACTCGTCCAAGTCGCTGCCAGATGAGTGGAAAGCTTCTGGTAGTGAGGCCTCTTCACCCAAGGACAGAGGAGAGTCTGCCGTGTGTCCCTCGGGCCAGGACACTCAGTGCTGCTGCAGGGACTCTGCTGAGCAGGGTCAGAGGGAGTACATGGACCTGGTCAACTTTGCAGAGTCTTTAGCTTACAACATCACCTGTGACGTCACACGAAAGCTGCATCTTTCCTCCGCACGACTGCCCAAGTCTCTCACCGACTCCTGTCTTTATAAGAAGTCCAAACTTGAAGACATGGCAGACAACCTCATCAGGAACTCTTTCTCCTGCCCCCTGTTGTCCAAGGAGGGTAAAAGCAGGCATTACCACAGCACAGGGAGCCTGAACGAAGGAGGCTACAGGAGCAGGGTGATGCAGGTCATCGAGCATTACGCCAGGAAAATAGTTGATGACACTCTAAAGATGAGCCTGGCGTCTGTAGGACACTCATCCCGGGAGAACCAGAAGACCCAGGGCCAAGACAGACACTCTCACACCCAGAGGCTGTCTGAGGGGCCGTCGCTGGGCCAGGCCCTGGGGGAGAGGACCTGCCGGTACTGTCAGGTCCAGGAGTGCCCATACTGCACCAAACTCAGCAGGCATCACCACCAGCCCGTGttacagaggaggaagaggggccCAGAATGTCAGGCCAGGGCTGAACGGCTCCCCAGCCTGGAGATTCCCAAGATCCACATCGACCTGGACCACAGGGCCGTGTTTGCAGAGGAGATGGTGTCCATGGCGATGGAGACGGCTAAACGTGAGCTCAGCAACACCAGCCTTAATGCAGACAGCGGCATCGGACATGATGGAACCAGCTACGCTGAGAGCCTGACGGCTGAGATCATGACATCAGCCCTGTCCAACATCTGCCAGACTGGAAACGTCAG CTTCCCCGGTCGGGAAGCCACTGAGTCCTCTGTGTCCCAGCAGCTGAGTGTCGGAGACGACAGTCTGGGCAGCTGGTCCAACCTGAGCTTTGAGGACGAGCATCCTGACGACAACAGCAGCTTCCTCCACCTCAGTGACAG CAATGGGAACAGCAGTAGCTGGAGCAGTCTGGGCCTGGAGGGGGAGGCGTGTGAGGAGCGCATGTCATTCTCTCCCTCTGACAG TGACAATACAGAGGACAAGGAGACCGAGGTCAAAGAGGAGTCCAGTG GGACGCTGTGCGGGGACCGGACTCAGCTGCAGGCTCACAGGAACGCGCTGGTCATCGTGAATTCGGACATCCGGGAGCTGGGGCGGGGCCCTCATGATGCGACCCTTGACCCCCAGCTCAGGAGCATGCTGCAGTGGGTGGCGGCCTCCATGGCTGACATCCCTCACATCCAGCTGAGGCCtgacagagagctgcagcag CTCCCTGCAGTGGTTCAAAGGCTCCGGGACAGGAAGTGGCGGGTGGGCGAGCTGCTGCACACGCTGCTGCGTTACTGTGAGGAGGGGCACACACACGGCCAGCCCCCGGCCAGGGAGGAAGCCCTGCAGGCGGGCAGAGAGGCTCACCGGACCCCCCTCTTCCAGTGGCTCCTGGAGCATGCCTAA
- the akap11 gene encoding A-kinase anchor protein 11 isoform X2, translated as MDACARIRGVPIRSRTSVRKETVRDSGPQCVKGLFRNKKELCSVDLELPTRDTTRLTEIHFVCLPGHCEGEDVTQQALLSMPGGLCELLRSLHVHSLKNEEVLLLKDSRRLAEHRDAGYQCWLKAVCVLRHNPSTSVYPQASVASLVGLLGCYMAGVRYALELQAFQRGTAEPSQTEEDDTNQSVSSIEDDFVTALEHLEEDDTADNPSSSYRHFKKRDVASQTIPAHKRKKELSGSRIIISSSSKKNSAKHRPGPDVSVTVQRSSGVESQWTYCSPGVRIPSPLIHVSESEESDCSSPSPIIFLDEVGYQKSLLAKLDIPQVPGGPRERVEDSDSEVSEFFDSFDQFDDLEELSSDNCTLALPLDAISAPTTQSQTSGSGSKYVSRGCSTKGMNPHRFDQPTLPANVKKPTPLKPGSPYSLHSEVPDSPRPVQTPSDENGGPLFSPVSSSAFSPLVDSGGPLEYFWKADEEGRDGSELRKPKDLCSLYKTYSDFASSLSKEILGSVCGYQSAVDISDNKNLSCVCHKEFTNPSGYLMKLSEIQETVTVATLQKKSQSLKDGIQRFATDLVEMSLGSALRDLQKGVSTCTTTLCHLAARLTSSVFQMAFHEIGMRHAYVLKERAVNGLAGFLVGEAMSGALKEFLTVKKQIFHNTVTRFAADLAEELVFEGIMEVCQFSHPSTPLTPSDWSFGHGQEEQEEEEEVVSSYASDLSESVIQEAFIELSQADVAFTSQAAISVSLDNICYVSAENTSAQTCSTFANQQVLSASSASAAPGPSGEDATCTVKKALFTVSGMASCIPVPKAGQALSHLQDSEETVQYNYSPKASPKRIPASSSDSTTSSHTHRHSHGTQTPIPGEDPSQGKSPFQSFSGNMVDMIVTEACELITASKMKKSFGDCADFFTKTIGSRRDSSSNYDAPDSPSKQGAGFRYDCRDSGYIRKAGPVEQDIPHISFQAGPQSLGRSSCELDARPRGVTETHPVMMDTLDVPGTDLGGQRRIAVHDRDDSAPSSGQKSGGTPGTPPSTPQQPSEVSKEKQIKQFSKKLKSKLAKEFSPATPPPTPHYQPEPGPGPKDITPEADKAEFMLKLMRSLSEEADGNEDEEEEELAEEGVGGGNRCLETGGGRHELNQMFARRVSNKEALHYAERLACHIVSMATEMDTLGVAEEEGEMSKGGEKRRDSVAQFSEQTLNTLWVYAGEVAGEVINDVKRMVTSAQQCPYHRGALRRRSFERSSSECLHPPHQHLSQPSSDQNRDWRVGRLAEQWSNDLIASVFRSPTSTSSTISSSSSGLSSEYPSCESVTDEYAGYLIRVLKKEGGSRELVLDQYASRLAYRSIKLGLAHASRKIKQRSSSTRLHSSKSLPDEWKASGSEASSPKDRGESAVCPSGQDTQCCCRDSAEQGQREYMDLVNFAESLAYNITCDVTRKLHLSSARLPKSLTDSCLYKKSKLEDMADNLIRNSFSCPLLSKEGKSRHYHSTGSLNEGGYRSRVMQVIEHYARKIVDDTLKMSLASVGHSSRENQKTQGQDRHSHTQRLSEGPSLGQALGERTCRYCQVQECPYCTKLSRHHHQPVLQRRKRGPECQARAERLPSLEIPKIHIDLDHRAVFAEEMVSMAMETAKRELSNTSLNADSGIGHDGTSYAESLTAEIMTSALSNICQTGNVSFPGREATESSVSQQLSVGDDSLGSWSNLSFEDEHPDDNSSFLHLSDSDNTEDKETEVKEESSGTLCGDRTQLQAHRNALVIVNSDIRELGRGPHDATLDPQLRSMLQWVAASMADIPHIQLRPDRELQQLPAVVQRLRDRKWRVGELLHTLLRYCEEGHTHGQPPAREEALQAGREAHRTPLFQWLLEHA; from the exons ATGGATGCCTGTGCACGTATTAGAGGAGTCCCAATAAGGTCCAGGACCTCTGTCCGGAAAGAG aCTGTGCGTGACAGTGGGCCGCAGTGTGTGAAGGGCCTGTTTAGGAATAAAAAGGAGCTATGCAGTGTTGACCTAGAGCTGCCAACCAGAGACACCACAAGACTGACAGAG ATTCACTTTGTGTGTCTGCCTGGTCACTGTGAGGGGGAAGATGTCACCCAACAG GCTCTGTTATCTATGCCAGGAGGGCTGTGTGAGCTTCTCCGGTCGCTCCACGTTCACAGCCTGAAGAATGAGGAGGTTTTGCTGCTCAAAGACTCCCGTCGGCTGGCAGAGCACAGGGACGCCGGCTATCAG TGTTGGTTAAAGGCCGTGTGTGTGCTGAGGCACAATCCCAGCACCAGTGTCTATCCTCAGGCCAGTGTAGCGTCTCTGGTGGGCCTGCTGGGCTGCTACATGGCAGGCGTACGCTATGCTCTGGAGCTTCAGGCCTTTCAGAGGGGCACAGCTGAGCCCAGCCAGACGGAGGAAGACGACACCAACCAGTCAGTCTCATCGATCGAGGACGACTTTGTCACAGCCCTGGAGCATCTGGAGGAGGATGACACAGCAGACAATCCCT CTTCTTCTTATCGCCATTTTAAAAAGCGTGATGTGGCATCCCAGACGATCCCAGCCcacaagagaaaaaaggaatTATCAGGTTCCCGCATTATCATAAGCTCATCCTCTAAGAAGAATTCAGCCAAGCATAGACCTGGTCCAGACGTGTCCGTCACAGTGCAGAGGTCCTCAGGCGTGGAGTCCCAGTGGACGTACTGCAGCCCTGGAGTCCGTATCCCCTCGCCTTTGATTCATGTCAGTGAATCGGAGGAGTCCGACTGCTCCAGCCCCAGCCCAATCATCTTCCTGGACGAGGTGGGCTACCAGAAGAGCCTGCTGGCCAAACTGGATATCCCTCAGGTGCCGGGGGGGCCCAGAGAGCGTGTTGAAGACTCCGATTCTGAAGTCAGTGAATTCTTTGACAGCTTCGACCAGTTTGATGACCTCGAGGAGCTGAGCTCAGATAACTGCACCCTTGCACTCCCTCTGGACGCCATCAGTGCCCCGACCACACAGAGCCAGACCAGTGGATCAGGGTCTAAATACGTTTCTAGAGGCTGCTCAACCAAGGGTATGAATCCTCATCGCTTTGATCAACCCACTCTCCCCGCCAATGTGAAAAAACCCACTCCTCTGAAGCCAGGTTCCCCCTACTCACTTCACTCTGAGGTGCCTGACTCTCCTCGACCCGTGCAGACCCCCTCTGATGAGAATGGCGGCCCACTCTTCAGTCCTGTCAGCTCATCAGCCTTCAGCCCCTTGGTGGACTCTGGTGGACCTCTCGAATATTTCTGGAAGGCAGATGAAGAGGGTCGGGACGGCTCAGAGCTCCGTAAGCCCAAGGATCTCTGCTCTCTCTATAAGACTTATTCAGACTTCGCCAGCAGTCTGTCCAAAGAAATCCTGGGATCTGTGTGTGGATACCAGTCTGCCGTCGACATTAGTGACAACAAGAATCTCAGCTGCGTCTGCCACAAAGAGTTCACAAACCCTTCAGGCTACCTGATGAAGCTCTCAGAGATACAAGAGACTGTGACGGTGGCCACGCTGCAGAAGAAGTCCCAGTCTCTGAAGGATGGCATTCAGAGGTTTGCCACTGATCTGGTGGAGATGAGTCTGGGCAGCGCCCTGCGAGACCTACAGAAAGGCGTGTCCACCTGTACCACCACCTTGTGTCACCTTGCCGCTCGGCTCACCTCGTCAGTGTTTCAGATGGCCTTCCATGAGATCGGGATGCGCCACGCCTATGTGTTGAAAGAACGAGCAGTCAATGGATTAGCTGGCTTCCTGGTTGGAGAGGCTATGTCTGGGGCACTGAAGGAGTTCCTGACAGTGAAGAAGCAGATTTTCCACAACACGGTGACACGTTTCGCTGCTGATCTGGCTGAAGAGCTGGTGTTTGAAGGTATTATGGAAGTGTGTCAGTTCTCCCACCCTTCAACCCCTCTCACCCCCAGTGATTGGTCCTTTGGCCACGGgcaagaggagcaggaggaagaggaggaggtggtttCCTCTTATGCTTCAGACTTGTCTGAGTCTGTGATCCAAGAGGCCTTCATAGAGCTGTCTCAGGCTGATGTTGCCTTCACTAGTCAGGCGGCCATTAGCGTGTCTCTGGACAACATCTGTTACGTCAGTGCAGAGAACACCAGCGCTCAGACCTGCAGTACCTTTGCTAACCAGCAGGTTTTAAGTGCCAGCTCAGCCTCAGCGGCCCCAGGGCCCTCCGGGGAGGATGCTACCTGCACGGTGAAGAAAGCCCTGTTCACTGTATCGGGCATGGCCAGCTGTATTCCTGTGCCCAAAGCAGGCCAAGCCCTCTCCCACCTGCAGGACTCTGAGGAGACTGTGCAGTATAACTATTCCCCCAAGGCCAGCCCCAAGAGAATACCTGCATCTTCCTCTGACAGCACCACATCGTCACACACTCACCGTCACAGCCATGGAACTCAGACCCCCATACCCGGAGAAGATCCCTCCCAAGGAAAGTCTCCATTCCAAAGCTTTTCAGGCAACATGGTGGATATGATAGTAACTGAGGCCTGTGAGCTAATAACTGCTTCCAAGATGAAGAAGAGCTTTGGTGACTGTGCTGATTTCTTTACAAAGACAATCGGAAGCAGAAGGGACTCTTCTTCAAATTACGATGCTCCAGATTCTCCTTCAAAGCAGGGAGCTGGCTTTAGATACGACTGTAGAGATTCTGGGTATATTAGGAAGGCTGGCCCTGTTGAGCAAGACATTCCTCACATTTCCTTTCAGGCTGGCCCTCAAAGCCTGGGGAGATCCAGCTGTGAGTTGGACGCCAGGCCCAGAGGTGTAACTGAAACACATCCTGTAATGATGGATACTCTTGATGTGCCGGGTACCGACCTGGGTGGACAGAGGAGGATAGCTGTTCATGACCGTGATGACTCGGCTCCAAGCTCCGGACAGAAATCTGGGGGCACTCCTGGGACCCCTCCTTCTACCCCTCAGCAGCCCAGTGAGGTGTCCAAGGAGAAGCAGATAAAACAGTTCTCCAAGAAGCTGAAAAGCAAGCTGGCCAAGGAATTCTCCCCTGCCACCCCTCCACCCACCCCCCACTATCAGCCTGAGCCTGGCCCGGGGCCAAAAGACATCACCCCCGAGGCAGACAAGGCTGAGTTTATGCTCAAACTGATGCGGTCTCTCTCTGAGGAGGCAGATGGCaatgaggatgaagaggaggaagaattGGCAGAAGAGGGTGTTGGTGGCGGTAACAGATGTTTAGAGACCGGGGGTGGCCGGCACGAACTGAACCAGATGTTCGCTCGCAGAGTGTCCAACAAGGAAGCTCTCCACTATGCCGAGCGGCTGGCTTGCCACAtcgtctccatggcaacagagATGGACACCCTGGGAGtggcggaggaggagggggagatgaGCAAGGGCGGCGAGAAGAGGAGGGACAGCGTGGCCCAGTTCTCGGAGCAGACCCTGAACACGCTGTGGGTTTATGCCGGGGAGGTGGCAGGAGAAGTCATCAACGATGTGAAGAGGATGGTGACCTCTGCTCAGCAGTGTCCCTACCACAGAGGAGCTCTCAGGAGGAGAAGCTTTGAGAGATCTAGCTCTGAATGTCTGCATCCGCCCCACCAACACCTGTCTCAACCCAGCTCAGACCAGAACAGGGACTGGAGGGTCGGGAGGCTGGCTGAGCAGTGGTCTAACGACCTGATAGCCTCTGTCTTTAGGTCTCCCACCTCCACGTCCAGCACCATATCCAGCTCCAGCTCTGGACTGTCCTCGGAGTATCCCAGCTGTGAGAGTGTGACAGATGAATATGCTGGCTACCTCATCAGGGTGCTGAAGAAAGAGGGGGGCAGCAGGGAGCTGGTCCTGGACCAGTATGCCAGCCGTTTGGCCTATCGCTCCATAAAACTGGGATTGGCTCATGCCAGTCGCAAGATCAAGCAGAGATCCTCCAGCACTCGCCTTCACTCGTCCAAGTCGCTGCCAGATGAGTGGAAAGCTTCTGGTAGTGAGGCCTCTTCACCCAAGGACAGAGGAGAGTCTGCCGTGTGTCCCTCGGGCCAGGACACTCAGTGCTGCTGCAGGGACTCTGCTGAGCAGGGTCAGAGGGAGTACATGGACCTGGTCAACTTTGCAGAGTCTTTAGCTTACAACATCACCTGTGACGTCACACGAAAGCTGCATCTTTCCTCCGCACGACTGCCCAAGTCTCTCACCGACTCCTGTCTTTATAAGAAGTCCAAACTTGAAGACATGGCAGACAACCTCATCAGGAACTCTTTCTCCTGCCCCCTGTTGTCCAAGGAGGGTAAAAGCAGGCATTACCACAGCACAGGGAGCCTGAACGAAGGAGGCTACAGGAGCAGGGTGATGCAGGTCATCGAGCATTACGCCAGGAAAATAGTTGATGACACTCTAAAGATGAGCCTGGCGTCTGTAGGACACTCATCCCGGGAGAACCAGAAGACCCAGGGCCAAGACAGACACTCTCACACCCAGAGGCTGTCTGAGGGGCCGTCGCTGGGCCAGGCCCTGGGGGAGAGGACCTGCCGGTACTGTCAGGTCCAGGAGTGCCCATACTGCACCAAACTCAGCAGGCATCACCACCAGCCCGTGttacagaggaggaagaggggccCAGAATGTCAGGCCAGGGCTGAACGGCTCCCCAGCCTGGAGATTCCCAAGATCCACATCGACCTGGACCACAGGGCCGTGTTTGCAGAGGAGATGGTGTCCATGGCGATGGAGACGGCTAAACGTGAGCTCAGCAACACCAGCCTTAATGCAGACAGCGGCATCGGACATGATGGAACCAGCTACGCTGAGAGCCTGACGGCTGAGATCATGACATCAGCCCTGTCCAACATCTGCCAGACTGGAAACGTCAG CTTCCCCGGTCGGGAAGCCACTGAGTCCTCTGTGTCCCAGCAGCTGAGTGTCGGAGACGACAGTCTGGGCAGCTGGTCCAACCTGAGCTTTGAGGACGAGCATCCTGACGACAACAGCAGCTTCCTCCACCTCAGTGACAG TGACAATACAGAGGACAAGGAGACCGAGGTCAAAGAGGAGTCCAGTG GGACGCTGTGCGGGGACCGGACTCAGCTGCAGGCTCACAGGAACGCGCTGGTCATCGTGAATTCGGACATCCGGGAGCTGGGGCGGGGCCCTCATGATGCGACCCTTGACCCCCAGCTCAGGAGCATGCTGCAGTGGGTGGCGGCCTCCATGGCTGACATCCCTCACATCCAGCTGAGGCCtgacagagagctgcagcag CTCCCTGCAGTGGTTCAAAGGCTCCGGGACAGGAAGTGGCGGGTGGGCGAGCTGCTGCACACGCTGCTGCGTTACTGTGAGGAGGGGCACACACACGGCCAGCCCCCGGCCAGGGAGGAAGCCCTGCAGGCGGGCAGAGAGGCTCACCGGACCCCCCTCTTCCAGTGGCTCCTGGAGCATGCCTAA